In one Zunongwangia endophytica genomic region, the following are encoded:
- a CDS encoding TlpA family protein disulfide reductase: MIKKQIDDKSKGIVGATAENFSKVDIDGKPLKLEDFKGQYVLLDFWASWCIPCRKGNPHLLKIYDNYNDKGFEIIGVSDDDRNPDAWLKAVKKDRIGVWRHILRGMEVDTTSGGFKIVNQGITEGYNISSLPTKILVDPDGKIVGRYDGSKADEEALDKKLADLYE; the protein is encoded by the coding sequence GTGATTAAAAAACAAATCGACGATAAGTCAAAAGGTATCGTAGGTGCAACTGCTGAAAATTTTAGTAAGGTGGATATTGATGGCAAACCTCTAAAATTAGAAGATTTTAAAGGACAATATGTATTATTAGATTTTTGGGCTTCGTGGTGTATTCCCTGTAGAAAAGGAAATCCGCATTTGTTGAAGATATACGATAATTATAATGACAAAGGTTTTGAAATAATAGGTGTTTCTGATGATGATAGAAATCCTGATGCATGGCTAAAAGCAGTAAAAAAAGATAGAATAGGAGTATGGCGTCATATCTTAAGAGGGATGGAGGTGGATACCACCAGTGGAGGATTCAAAATAGTCAATCAAGGTATCACAGAAGGATACAATATTTCTTCTTTACCGACTAAGATATTAGTAGATCCAGATGGAAAAATAGTTGGGCGTTACGACGGAAGTAAAGCAGATGAGGAAGCTTTGGATAAGAAGTTGGCAGATTTATACGAGTAA
- a CDS encoding secretin and TonB N-terminal domain-containing protein — MKIKYLKMKASFILTLFCVLQVSALETLAQKFNIDLDGAKVTHVIEQIKQQSDYKFFYKDDVINEEWQVNIHSDSEEITNVLKQLFKNLPVSFVIQKKQIILKKKNQFRLLKLVVSIYSVILMVR, encoded by the coding sequence ATGAAAATAAAGTATTTGAAGATGAAAGCTTCATTCATTTTAACCTTGTTTTGTGTTTTGCAGGTTTCTGCACTAGAAACCCTTGCTCAAAAATTTAATATTGATCTGGATGGGGCTAAGGTTACCCACGTTATAGAACAGATCAAACAACAAAGTGATTATAAGTTTTTTTACAAAGACGATGTGATTAATGAAGAATGGCAGGTCAATATTCATAGCGATAGTGAAGAGATTACTAATGTTTTAAAGCAGCTGTTCAAAAATTTACCGGTGAGTTTTGTCATTCAGAAAAAGCAAATTATTCTGAAAAAAAAGAACCAGTTTCGTCTCCTGAAACTAGTAGTATCGATATACAGCGTTATATTGATGGTACGGTAA
- a CDS encoding FecR family protein: protein MGSQVKKNPNTSEKDNNRLAYNTINVPKGKRIQLVLSDGTKVYLNSESSLRFPSHFPKTEQLRKVSITGEAVFEVHKDSLKPFIVEAGMLNIEVLGTRFNVDAYPQSKQISTTLAEGSVQINYDNEVFKLEPGEAGILSQNTDVLSVEKVNVANKMAWVDDRLLFINESFAEIQKKIERSYGVQIINKNAHLNDVRFNGISISNQKLSRMY from the coding sequence TTGGGATCACAAGTAAAAAAGAATCCAAATACTAGCGAAAAAGACAATAATAGGTTAGCGTATAACACGATTAATGTACCTAAAGGAAAGCGCATCCAATTAGTGTTATCAGATGGAACGAAAGTATATCTTAATTCTGAAAGTTCACTACGATTTCCTTCTCACTTTCCAAAAACAGAACAGTTACGAAAGGTCAGTATTACCGGCGAGGCAGTTTTCGAAGTACATAAAGATTCTTTAAAACCTTTTATAGTAGAGGCAGGTATGCTGAATATAGAAGTTTTGGGAACACGATTTAATGTAGATGCCTATCCTCAATCTAAACAAATTTCGACTACACTGGCAGAAGGATCGGTACAGATAAATTACGACAATGAAGTTTTTAAACTAGAACCAGGTGAAGCCGGAATACTTAGCCAAAATACAGATGTGCTGAGCGTAGAAAAAGTAAATGTAGCTAATAAAATGGCTTGGGTAGACGATCGTCTATTGTTTATTAACGAGTCCTTTGCAGAAATTCAAAAGAAAATTGAGCGCAGTTACGGAGTTCAAATTATTAATAAAAATGCCCATTTAAATGACGTACGGTTTAACGGGATTTCGATATCAAATCAGAAACTATCGAGGATGTACTAG
- a CDS encoding RagB/SusD family nutrient uptake outer membrane protein has protein sequence MDSTVGRIFSSDPEEAAFIQNDPISTGTVRTLNIYTGLYEFINRTNWISTVEGLDDDIFEPQVRRTEIIAEAKILRALGHFYLLRNFGQFYDINSKYGINTRLEPAKSAEAYSRDSVLETYETILNDLEYGIENGPSLRTKGYTNSTFAKGLKARVLLYMQRYSEAAIVAKEN, from the coding sequence GTGGATAGCACTGTAGGGCGCATATTTTCTTCAGATCCAGAAGAAGCGGCCTTTATTCAAAACGATCCAATTTCAACTGGTACGGTTAGAACATTAAACATTTATACTGGTTTATATGAATTTATTAATAGAACAAATTGGATAAGTACTGTAGAAGGACTTGACGATGATATTTTTGAACCTCAAGTAAGACGTACAGAAATAATTGCTGAAGCTAAAATTCTAAGAGCTTTAGGACATTTTTATTTGTTACGCAATTTTGGTCAGTTTTACGATATTAATTCAAAATATGGTATAAATACAAGATTAGAGCCCGCCAAATCGGCTGAAGCATACTCTAGAGATTCAGTTTTAGAAACTTACGAAACGATATTAAATGATTTGGAATATGGTATTGAGAATGGTCCTAGTTTAAGAACTAAAGGCTATACTAATAGCACCTTTGCAAAAGGATTAAAAGCTAGAGTATTATTATATATGCAGCGTTATAGCGAAGCGGCTATTGTAGCAAAAGAAAATTGA
- a CDS encoding DoxX family protein, which yields MERKEDNYRLMLALFYVLIFPGNISQYQNKIDAFSLDSDTKRFVRLLFQPVLIYGALWTTGADKYLIEKCDFQKCLKN from the coding sequence ATGGAAAGAAAAGAGGATAACTACCGTCTAATGTTGGCGCTTTTCTATGTACTTATTTTTCCTGGCAATATTTCACAATATCAAAATAAGATTGATGCATTTAGCTTAGATAGCGACACTAAACGTTTTGTTCGATTACTGTTTCAACCCGTTTTAATTTATGGAGCATTATGGACTACCGGTGCAGACAAATATTTGATAGAGAAATGCGATTTTCAAAAGTGTCTTAAAAATTAG
- a CDS encoding RagB/SusD family nutrient uptake outer membrane protein: MFFPNSSYGGYYSTKYTSNFTDGDYDMIYHMRMAEVYLIFAEANARANNMVKPEALEALNTIRQGRGNFDW; encoded by the coding sequence ATATTTTTTCCGAACTCATCGTATGGAGGATATTATTCAACAAAATACACTTCAAATTTCACAGACGGAGATTATGACATGATTTACCATATGCGTATGGCTGAAGTTTATTTAATATTTGCCGAAGCAAATGCCAGAGCAAATAATATGGTAAAACCAGAAGCTTTGGAAGCATTAAATACAATTCGACAGGGCAGGGGCAACTTCGACTGGTGA
- a CDS encoding RNA polymerase sigma-70 factor, whose product MTNSELNNLWEKGDEKSFTLLFNELYQPLVAYLLQYADKTADAEDIAQNTFIKLWEKRNQINLTTSVKSYLYTSAYNRFVDNFRKEKKNKSYLEGLKHQALQLLVEEPEEDFQKKIKLIEKTVNDLPDRCKMIFKMHKQKGYSYKEVAEKLQISVKTVEAQMSIALKRIRKEFKEETDLLLILCFGRI is encoded by the coding sequence ATGACTAATTCTGAATTGAATAATTTATGGGAAAAGGGGGATGAAAAGTCGTTCACCCTACTTTTCAATGAATTATACCAACCCCTGGTAGCCTATCTTTTACAGTATGCTGATAAGACTGCAGATGCCGAAGACATTGCTCAGAATACCTTTATTAAATTATGGGAAAAAAGAAATCAGATCAATTTAACAACTTCAGTAAAAAGTTATTTGTATACTTCAGCATATAATAGATTTGTTGATAATTTCAGAAAAGAAAAGAAAAACAAAAGCTACTTAGAGGGTCTAAAGCATCAAGCGCTTCAACTTTTAGTAGAAGAACCTGAAGAAGATTTTCAGAAAAAAATAAAACTGATTGAAAAGACCGTAAATGACCTTCCCGATCGATGCAAAATGATATTTAAAATGCATAAGCAAAAAGGCTATTCTTATAAAGAAGTTGCGGAAAAACTACAGATTTCTGTAAAAACTGTGGAAGCACAGATGAGTATTGCTCTTAAACGTATTAGGAAAGAATTTAAAGAGGAAACAGACCTATTGCTTATACTCTGTTTCGGAAGAATTTAA